The window GAGAGGCGTTCACACACTCTGGTAATCAGGAAGTAACAGAAAACCAttgagtggctaagactccaagctcccagtgcgGGCGGCCTGGGTTCAGCCCTTGGTCGGGGAactcgatcccacatgccacagctgagagTCTGCAGGCTGCAGTTAAAGATTCCGCTTCAGCGACAGAGATGCAAGCTCTTCCTTGCTGCAActgagactcagtgcagccaaagaaagaaagaaatatatttaaaaagataaatcgaGGAGATATTTTTAAGCCATCAGAGAGGTCAAATTTTGTAAGATCAATAATGATAAACACGTGGGGAAATTAATACCCTCACAACTAACTGATGGTATGTTCATTGCTTCAGGCTTTGATGGTATGTTCATTTGCTTCAGAAGGTAATCTGAAAGTCTTTGTCAAAGTTTAAAATGTATGTTGCTGGCTTACTGAATGAGTTGAACTCAGTAAAGAGTAAGCAGAGTGTCCCGGGACTGCCAGGATATAGACCCACAGACTGGGGGGTTAAAGCAACAAATGTATGGTCTCATggcctggaggctagaagtccagagCCCGAGCGTCAGCAGGCTCTGAAGCGGCCGGGAGAGGATTCTTTCTTGCCTCTTCCTGGTTTCTTGAGTTTGCTGGGAATCCTTGGTGTTCCTTGATTTACAGACACATCACTCGACTCGCTGCCTCCGTTGTCACAGGTGCGTCTGCCCATGTGATATCCATCTTCTCCGTGTGCGCGTCTGTCTTCCTACAAGGAGCACCATattgggttaagaatctgctctgCTCcagaacagggcttcccaggtggtgctagcagtaaagaacctgccttccaatgcaggggacgcaagagactcgggttcaacccccagggtaggaaatggcaacccactccaggattctcgcctggagaatccccatggacagaggagcctagtgggctacagtccatggggtcgaacagagccgtacacgactgagtgacttagcgcacacactgccccagtatgacctcatcttaactacaTCTGCAGGGTATTTCCAAGTGAGGCCACATCCGGGGATACTGGGGCTTCGGAGACGCTACAGTCCCCAGCACCACAGCACCTCTGCCTAAAGAAATCCTCACGTGCCTAAAAGAATGCTTAGCTTTTTCTTATATAGATAAGTTTGTTGTTCATAGTTGGGTATCTGGCGCCACTGGATGCTTTTCAGACCGTGTGGGCTTATGACAAAACTGAGACAACAGAAAAATTCGCATGTTAAAATCCTGTTCGATATGCATGTCCTTCAACTTAGCGTCCTAGAGAAATACTGGCCCGCCCTGCACACAGATGCAGGAACAAAGGTGTGTGCTGAAACACTGTTTATAAAGGTGAAAAGTTCTAAAAAGCCTATTATCATTCAACCACAGAATGGTTAAACAGACACCTTCATACTGCgaaatactgttaaaaaaaaagtcgATATTAAAACATCTACAAAACACACTGCAGAGTTTTAATAACAACGATTCCATTTTTGCCAAAAGAAGAGTGTAAATTCAGAGATGGGAatatgtacatgaatgtttagAAAAGGGTTCTAGATGGAGACACAGCAAATTCGGGACGGTGGCAGGATAGCGACGAGGGGAAGGAAGAGGTTCCTTTGACTGTTGTTGACTTTGAACttctccagcaaagatgggtttattcGGTATCCACGGAGAAGTGCAAATCAGCAAACCACAAGGAAGTCACCACAGGGCAAGGACAGGAGAACGCTTTCACGGAAGGTAAAGGAAGCTGGGAGGGCAACCAAAGGAGTAAACAAACCGGCTGAGCCCCgcgggagaggagggaggggcgggTCTTTCTTCTTCCGGTTTGGGCTCCGCTGTGGACCCCGGGCTGAGAGCGCCCCCTGCTGGTCTCCTGGCTCTGAGGTTTCTGTTCATTAATTTTCTGCGCTGTGTACactgcttccctggagaaggcgatgcagcccactccagcactcttgcctggaaactcccatggacggaggagcccggtaggctgcagtccatggcgtcgcagagagtcggacacgactgaagtgacttggcagcagcagcagcagcatactgcttccctggtggctcagacagtgaagaatctgcctgcgactcggaagacctgggttccatccctgggttaggaagatcccctggacaatggaaaggctacccactccagtattctggcctggagaatcccatggatagaggagcctgccgggctacagtccatgcggttgcaaagagtcgacacgactgagcaactttcactcactataCTTaagttgtttaattttattttaatggaagTCTTTCCATGCgtctttaatttttgtaattaaaattcagttttaaaattgaaaatgcaGTGAGCGTTTATGTGAGGTTTAGGTTTTGATTTCTCAATGGTATTCCAGTTACATGTTGATTTATGGAGTTTAGGGATCCAGAGGAGTTTGTTCCTCTAGCCTTCCAGTGTAGACACAGATAGGTATGGACGCACCTTTAGCAGCTGGTAGCGTTCCTGCCATGAAGGCTGCGGTCCACTGAATTATCAATGTATTTGAAATCCTGACAACCAAGCAAACCCTGCACTCATGCTGTTGGGCGGGGGGGAGCCTGAGGGAGGCTGGGCGGCCCAGCTGCGTGGTCACGGGGCTAAGGACCCGCCGCAAGAACCCTGGCCTTCACCCGGGAGCCCCGTACTCAGGCCTGCTCTTGAGTCACTTGGTGTGATTTTCTGGCCTCTAAGGATGAAGCTGATCACTGTCATTATACCATTTAGTTCACTTAGTCTGCATGAGGCAATGTTCCTGGGGGTCTCTACCAATTACCCTGCCCGGGAAGGACCTTCAGGGATCTAGCCGGTGGAGTAACGGGGGCTGGATGAGCTCTGATCTAATTCCGAGTCCGATGCAGGGCCGCCCTGAATCTCCTGAGGCTCAGCGCCTCTTGCTGCAGCAGCTGCGTGACAGCTTCTTCTTGATGCACCTAAATGGGTTACAGAGATGCTCGGAGCACGGCCTGCAAACTGGCTTTTGCTTCTCAAAGTGTTACCAGTTGGCAAAGAGATAAAAAGCCTGCCCTACAAGATAACTCAGCTATGTCAGTAAATAACGTGCATTTTAACTgacttcccttctccctccctcttttttttggtgggggggtaGAGATGGTTTTGATGAAGGAAGGAAGTGGCGTCCTGGAACACGTTCTGACACAAGTTCTGTCTCACTGCCGACGGGTGATTTATGGGCCATCCGTGTGAAGCAGCACGTGTGATGTCAGGGCAGTGTGTGGTTACTATCACTGAAGCACTTGCCCTTTGAGAATCACAGACAGATCACACCAGCGACCCTCAGTGCCTGCCCTGTGCATTCCTTCATTCTCTGCTTGCTGGGCAGACGTCTCTCAGGCGTCCAGGACCAGGCTAAGGTCTAAATGCTGCTCACAGGTATTTTTGGAATGAAGAAATGGCAgagctaaagaaagaaagaaagaaagtcactcagtcatgtccgactctttgcgaccccatggagtgtagcctaccaggctcttccatccatgggattttccaggcaagaatactggagtgggttgccatttccttctccaggggatcttcccgacccagggattaatgGCACAAATAGCCATTCTCAAACCAATGCCATGTGACTCTTCCCAAGCAGAAATGGGAAGAAACACCAAGTTACTCTAATGCTCGctgcaccagggcttccctgggggctcacatggtgaagagtctgccggttggagaaggaaatggcaacccactccagtactcttgcctgaagaagcccttggacagaggagcctggtgggctacagtccactgggtcgcagagtcggacacgactgagcgactgacacacaaaATGGAGGAGATACTTGCTGGCGCAAGGGTACACTTATCTGTTCTCCCATCTCCTGCAGGAAGCAGGATGGGGCAGACAGCACCTGGCAGGCAGGACGGGTCtccaccctgccccccaccccttctGGAAGTCTTAGGGCCTCAGTGCCTGCAACAGTCGGCCTCGGGCAAATAAAAGACAAAGTTgttgcctgtagtgcaggaaacctgggttcaatccctggactgaggagatcccctggagaagggaatggcaacccactccagtattcctgcctggagaattccacggatggaggagcctggcgggctacaagccaggggggttgcagagttggagacgactgagcgactaacactaattTATTCTATTACTAGGTGAGAATTCTGAATTCTCTGGCTTAGAAAGGATCTTGGAAAGACATCAGTTTCCAAGAGAGATTAATCTGACCCCCAAACCAAGCAGTATGCCCCTGTGGAGAAGGAGGCAAAACAACAACGCCAACCAAGGATGGAAGAAATGCTGCTTGTGGAGTAAAAACACGAAGGACCCTCCGACGTCAACTATCGTTGTCAGGTAGGGGGCCAGCTTTGTCCCGGGCGGGCCTGTTTAGCGATGTTACAGGCGATGTTACCGCGAACCCGATGCCTTAGCGAAAAAATGACTTGAAGTTGTCTCTGGTGTATGTGGTTCAGTGTGAAAACAAGCTCTGCTCTGCATAAAACACACGAGCCGCCTTTTCACCCCCCTGCCGCACCCAGGGTCTGTAGGCATGCTCAGAGGCGGAGCAGGCGTGTGGGATCCCCGTGGGCCACTGCATTCCAGGTCAGGGAGTAGAGACCTAGCAGGGCTGGAGTGGGATCCTTGGGACCCAGCCACTGAGCTGCAGGGCTTTTATGCTGCGCAAGTCAGGAAGCACCAGCCCGCCCCAACACGGCCAGGGACCCAGGGTACAACCCGAGTGGCAGAGCCTTGCCTTTATTCCTAGTTCACCAGATTCCTTCTTTTTCACGTAAGCACATACAGCTATACATTTTTCCACTCAGCACCAATTTTACTATACCCCATAAGTTGTGTTTTTATTAGATTACAAGGACAGTGAAGGCAGCTTTCAGATGTGTTTTTTATAAGAGACCCTCTTAAATGAGAATGAAGACGAGACAATACATGAGGAAGTAACCACTGATTTGGAATATCATGTTCCTGGGAAACAGTCTAATTCTCCGTGTCTTTTCGGCAGATGATAGGGGTGGAATGAAGCTAAGATTCTAACTGACCCTCTGATAGTCCTGCTCCTCTGTGCTCACTCCCCGCTGCCAGGTGGCTGAAAAAGAACATGCGACCCACCGAAGACCTTGCCTCGGTCACGCAGAGGTTGGCGGTGTTCGGGccgattgagtcggtgacgctGTGCGGACGGCAGAGCGCCGTGGTGGTTTTCAGACACATGGTCTCGGCCTGCAACGCGGTGAGCGCGTTCCAGAGCAGGGCGCCCGGCAGCATGTTCCAGTGTGCCTGGCAGCAGCAGTTCATGTCGCGAGAGCTGAGGCTGCCCCCAACCAGGAGCCCACACAAGTTCCCCAAGCGCGTTTGACATCATTTGTTTCCCATCAAGGCTCCAGCACAATACAATCACAGCAACTGGTATTTAAGCACTGAAAGAAGGCACGGCGAGCTTTATTCGGCTCGGGGACTGACATGCGGGAGCAGCGGTACAGCGCTTCCCTGGAGGCGCCCGGCTGCCGCGCAGGCCATCAGAGCTTCGCCTTTCTGGACAGGAAGCTTGCGATGGCATTCATGCATTCGTCTGACTGCCACCTCTCCCTCAGGACACTGCTTTCTTCCGCGTTGACCGCGTGcaacttttctttctccctgtttCTGATAATCTGCTTGGAAATTCTCATGGCCTGAAAAATCAAAAACCAACAGTTAGCTGAAGAGGTATTCTAAGAGGAGTTGGGATCATTCTAGAATTCTGATGATTGTGTGGCTCAGTTGTTCCTTTGATCCTGTGACACCTTGTAAGGAAGACAGGGCTTCTCGAACGTTCGTGTGTGCACACGTCACcttggcaggggtggggcgggcCCTGTGACCGCACACTTCTGGCTCCAGGACTGCATTCTGAGCAGCGAGGACATGAGAGTCACTCAGCGGTGGGCACGTGTGGACGCACAAGCGTCCCTGGGAAGCTCACCAATCTGCCTGCTCACCTGGGCTCGAGGCCAGAAGTCCCAGCAGAGGCGGCCAAACAGCCTCGTCAAAGTCATGCCCAGGAAGAACTGCCCCTCTGTTGCCACAGCCCAGAAGTGGAACGGCCATTTGGTAAGTTTCATAAAAAGTCAGTATTTCTAACGTTATTATGGTTACTTTTAATATCAGATTTACATGTGCTCAGAGCAAGCAAaggtgtcttgtttttttttaattgcctattTAAGGCAAATGGTTCTtgcaagtaaaacaaacaaacaaacaaaaaggtccCGAATACTAACATTTGGGGGGAGCTTTGAATATGCTTTCAGCCTGGCCCACACTTCCTTCTGAAAAGTGCTGTCGGGAAAAACTTCAGTAACGAGTCCTTGGGCACATGCTTCCTGGGCTGTTAACTTCTTCCCAAAAAGGAGCATCTCTGCCGCCTGGAATGAAAAGCAAGGTTAGGACGTGACTTCAGTGAAGAAAGGCTCAGTAACTCAGAGTGAGCTGCTCCCAGCAGACACGCAGCCACTTCCTTCGGTCTTTGAGATCGACAGTATTTCTCATTAAGGGAGAAATTGATGGCCCCA of the Bubalus kerabau isolate K-KA32 ecotype Philippines breed swamp buffalo chromosome 3, PCC_UOA_SB_1v2, whole genome shotgun sequence genome contains:
- the LOC129645388 gene encoding testis expressed protein 56-like — protein: MRPTEDLASVTQRLAVFGPIESVTLCGRQSAVVVFRHMVSACNAVSAFQSRAPGSMFQCAWQQQFMSRELRLPPTRSPHKFPKRV